In Synergistota bacterium, the sequence GAGAAAGTTTTGGCTAAAAAGGCGGGGCTTTCAAGCGTTAAACCTGGGGATATAGTTACTGTAGAACCAGATAGAGCTATGTCTCATGATAACGCTGCTCCTATCTCCAAGATCTTTAAATCCATAGGTGTTGAGAAAGTTTGGAATCCAGAGAAAATAGTAATAATTCTTGACCATGCTGTTCCTGCTCCTACTGATAAGCATGCCAAGAATCACAGGGATATAAGGAAATTCGTCGAAGAGCAGGGTATAAAATACTTTTACGATGTTAATTCCGATGGCGGAGTTTGTCATCAACTATTCTGCGAAGAAGGCTTTGCCTTACCAGGGCATGTGATAGTAGGGAGTGATTCCCATACCTGTACCTATGGGGCGTTCGGGGCTTTTTCCACGGGAATAGGCAGAAGCGAGATGGCTGCGGTTTGGGCCACTGGTCAAATATGGTTCAGGGTTCCCGAGAGCATGAAGATAGAGATCGAGGGGAGCTTTCCTGAGGGTGTTTATGCTAAAGATTTGATCCTCAAGATAATAGGAGATATAGGTGCTGATGGAGCTGACTATAAATCGGTGGAATTCACTGGTAGTGCGGTCAAAGAAATGTCTATTTCTGAGAGAATGACGCTCTGTAATATGGTCATAGAAATGGGTGGTAAAAACGGCGTGGTAGAACCAGATGACAAAACGCTTTCCTATCTTCAGGGAATAGCAAAGGGGGATTTCGAAGTTATAAAAGCAGATCCGGATGCGAGGTACGAGAAGATTCTTAAATATAATCTTTCTGAGCTTGAACCCGTTGTGGCTAAGCCTCATACGGTGGATAATGTTTCTCCTATTAAGGAGGTTGAGGGACTAAAGGTAGATCAAGCTTTTCTTGGAACGTGTACAAACGGGAGAGTTGAGGATCTTAGAATCGCTGCTCGGATTCTTAAGGGCAGGAGAATAGCTAAAGGAGTCAGACTCATAGTGATCCCTGCTTCTTGGAGGGTATATAAAGAGGCAATGAAGGAAGGGATTCTTGAGACTTTGATCGAAGCTGGTGCTGTCGTTGGTCCTCCGGGTTGCGGACCTTGTATGGGAAATCACCTTGGCATTCTTGCACCTGGTGAGGTCTGTATAAGCACCGCAAACAGGAACTTTAAGGGAAGAATGGGTAATCCGGAGTCCGAAATATACCTTGTGAGTCCTGCTACCGTTGCTGCATCTGCGCTTAGGGGAGTTATAACCGATCCAAGGGAGGTGCTTTAACCTTGAAGGTTAAGGGAAGAGTCTGGAAATATGGTGATGACATAAATACGGATGTGATTTTCCCGGGGAAGTACACTTATACGGTGCTGGATCTGGAGGAGATGGCAAAGCATGCTCTTGAGGATCTCGATCCTTCCTTCGCTAAGGAAGTAAAGCCGGGAGACCTAATAGTTGCTGGGAAAAATTTCGGGTGTGGAAGCTCGAGGGAACAAGCTGCTACCTGTCTCAAGGCGGCGGGTGTGGGAGCGGTCGTTGCGAAGAGCTTTGCACGTATATATTACAGAAATGCCATTAATCAGGGGCTCCCCATCGTTCAATGTCCTGAAGTTTATGATGCCGTTGAGAAGGGGGACGAAATGGAGATAGATTTTGATAAGGGCGAGATAAGGACCTCTAAGGGAGACGTTTTTAGCTTCTCTCCTCTGCCCGAATTTGTCAGAGGGATATTAGAGGATGGGGGACTAATTCCGCACATAAAGAAGAAGCTCGGAAAGTCATAAGGAGGAATTGCTTAAGTTGAGCGCTATATGGAAGTGGAATGAGACTACTTTGCGGGATCGCCTGCTTGAGGAAATGGGGGCGGGGATGTCTTTACCCCCGCCCTTCGCTTCTTTGATTGAGGAGGCTTTCTATTCAGCTGTGGTTGAGTTTATGGTCTCTCCGAAGCCTGGTTTGGTGGATAGGTTTCACAACGGATCTCACTCTGATATGAATGCCTTTAGCTTTGCTTCGGTTTTCCCTCAGCTTTATACTGCTTTGGCATTTGGAATATATAAAAAGGTCGAGGAGGTTTTAAGGTCTGATCCTGATTTACCTCTTCCTCTGCTATTCAACAGGGTTAGGCCCACTGCGGTTTTCATGGAAAATCTGTTGCTCAGGGCAGCCAATGGTGTGAATGTTCTCAAAGGACTATTTTTCTCACTCGGTTGTGCTCTTGGGGCGGCAACTTATCTTGAGCTTAAGGGATTAAGCCTTGTTCCCACGAGAATTTCTAAGGCAGTTTCAGCGATGACGAAGGAAGCTCTCTCAGTGGAGCTCGAGAATCTTAAAAACAAGGCTGATACTTATGGGGTAAGAGCCTTTAGCACCTATGGAATTCGAGGGATTCGGGGCGAAGTAGCTGATGGCTTTCCCTCGGTTATGAGAGAGGGGTTACCTCGGTTGAAGGAAGCTCTTAATAAGGGCGTTAATTTTCAAAGAGCTTGTCTTCATGCTTTGTTAGGACTCATGTCAGTCGTTGATGATACTAATATAGTTGGGCGAGGGGGTATCGATTCCTTAGACTGGGTTAAATCAAGATCCAGGGAGATTCTCGAGAAAGGAGGCATGCTTTCGGAATTCGGTTTGGACGACCTGCTTAAGCTTGACGAGGAAATGAGGGAAAGAAACCTGAGCCCGGGAGGGAGCGCGGATTTACTTGCTATAACTCTCTTTTTATACAGACTGGAGGTGAGGTCAGGTGTATGATGCCATCGTTATAGGAGCAGGTCCTGGTGGATATGTTTGCGCTATAAAGCTTGCTCAGCTTGGTAAAAAAGTTTTGGTTGTGGAAAAGGGAGAGCTGGGAGGAACGTGTACTAATCTTGGTTGTATACCTACCAAGGCTTTGCTTTCGGGAGCCGAGATGTATTGGGAGGTTAGGAAAAAGGCTTCCAGATTAGGTGTCAAGGGAGATCTTTATGTAGATTTTAAGGCTTTGCGGAATCACATGGCTAAGTCTATTTCGTTATCCAGAAAAGGCATCGAGTACCTGTTTAGGGAAAATGGGGTAGATTTAAAGAGAGGGACTGCTTATGTTCTTGGGCCTTATAAGATCGAGATAGAGGAGACGGGCGAAGTCTTCGAGGGGAAAAATTTAGTTCTCGCTAATGGTTCGGTTCCGAAGTTGTTCCCGCCGTTTAGCGATGTTAAGGGAGTATGGACCAGCGATGATGTGTTTTCTATGGAGAAGGTACCTGCTTCTATCCTCATCGTAGGGGGAGGCGCTATAGGGGTTGAATTTGCTACTTTCTTTTCTATTCTTGGAGCGGAAGTTACCTTGGTAGAGTTGCTTGAACATATTCTACCTACGGAGGACTCGGATGTGGCCTCCGAAGTTAGAAAATCGCTTCAGAAGATGGGGGCTAAGATCTATGAATCTTCTAAGGTTTCATTCCTTTGCGAAGAGGAAGGAGCTTTCTACTGGCAATTGGATACTCCTGAAGGGGTCATTGAAGGAAACTCAGAAAAGGTTTTGGTAAGCGTGGGAAGATCTCCACGTATTGGAGATGATCTCAAGGAGTTGAACCTTGAAATAGAAAAGGGTATTAAAGTTGACTCTCGTATGAGGACGAATCTCCCTGGAATATACGCTATTGGTGATCTTACGGGAGGTATAATGCTTGCTCACGTTGCTATGATGGAGGGAATAGTGGCTGCTTATGACATTGCTGGTATTGAAAGGGAGATGATCTATGATGCAGTCCCATCTGTGATATTCTCTCATCCTGAGGTTGCCTCCGTTGGGCTTAAGGAGAAGGATGTTGAGGGCAAAGATTACAAGATTTTTAAATATCCATTCTCGGCTAACGGTAGAGCAAGAACAATGGAGGAAAGAGACGGTTTTGTTAAGGTTGTCGCTGACAGCAAAGGAAAGGTAGTTGGCTTTTCGGTAGTTGGTCCTCTTGCTACTGAGCTTATAATGGAGGGTGTTTTAGCGGTCAAGTTCGGCATCAGGGCAAAGGACCTGTCTCTGACGATACATCCTCACCCTACTTTGAGTGAGGCGGTACTGGGAGCCTTTGAAGGAGTATCGGATAAATCAATCCACCTTTAGAACTTTTCTTGCGTCACGTTTCCACCTCCCATTTGCGTATATATAGATGGGAGGTGATTTTTTTATGAGGAGAAAGATAGCGATTCCAATAGCGGTAGCTTTGCTGGTTGCTGGTTTTGGAGGAACGGCTTTAGCCTATTTCCCAGCGTGGGGAGATCCACAACAACTGGCATATCCACCCTATTGCTGGTTTGGGGGGCAGTCTATCCCTTGGTATTATGGGAAGGTTGGACTCTACCCTGGGGGATGGGTTGCTCTAATGCCTCCAAGGCGCCTACCTTTTGTTGATAGGCTTAAAGCTGCAGTAAAAGCTCTCTCGGAGGCAACCGGGATTCCAGTAGAGAAGCTCAAGGAAGCATGGAAGAAGTATCCAATGCCACCAAGGATGTTTGTGAGGGCCGTTGCTTTATCTAAGCTTCTTAACAGGGATGTAAAAGAAGTACTCAAAGAGTTTCGTAAGAACCCACCTCTTTATTTGTGGGAAAGCGGGATAGATCCATCCCAGCTTATAAAGAAAGAATGGGAACTCCTGGCTAAAATAAATCCTGTTCTTAGAAAAAGAAGGTTTAGGAGGTTTCCTTTAAGAGGTTGGGGAAGGAGGATGATGTGGTGAGGGGGAACCTCCTCCCCCTCACTTTTTAGGTATTATGCAGAGTATCGTCATGGGCTCATCGAACGGATTTTCGAACGAGTGCATTTCGTTCGGAGGTACATACACGAAGTTCCCGGCTTCTATGCTATATGTGGCGTTTTCTCCACGAACTACGCCCTTTCCACTTAGAACGAACACTTCATGCTCCCAGTCATGTTTATGGTATGGAGTATTTCCCTTGGGCTCGATCGTAAAATGGCGCATTATAAAATGAGGGGCATTTTCTTTTTCCCCTATTAAGATTCTTATCCAAACGTTTTTCGCTCCCTCTTCCTTAACGTCGCTTGCTTCAACGTCTTTCCACTTCCTGACGATCATGAACTTCCCCTCCTTTTTAGGATTTTTATCTTAAACAATGATATAATATGATAAAGCTTTTGAAAAGGAGGTGAGAAGAACATGAGAGCGAGGAAAACGCTGCTACTAATTTCAGTTCTCCTGTTTTCGGCGTTGCTTATGACTATAGCGGGTGATGCTTATGCTTTTCCCGCCGTGCGGGTTTATCCTACGTCCCTTAATTTCGGAAGCGTTAGGGAAGGAGGGAGCTCTTCAAGAGTTTTTTATGTCGCTAATACCGGGACAACAGCTTTAAGAGTGACGCTAAATGCGGGGTCGCCGATGATCAGGTTATCGCGGTTCCGCTTTATCGTTGGTCCTGGGAGCAGGGTACCTGTTAGGGCAACTTTCTTGGCAAGGTTCTCAGGTGTGAGGTACAGAAGTGGTAGAGTTGTGGTGAACACGAACGCCGGACGGCGCTATGTT encodes:
- a CDS encoding 3-isopropylmalate dehydratase large subunit — encoded protein: MGMTFAEKVLAKKAGLSSVKPGDIVTVEPDRAMSHDNAAPISKIFKSIGVEKVWNPEKIVIILDHAVPAPTDKHAKNHRDIRKFVEEQGIKYFYDVNSDGGVCHQLFCEEGFALPGHVIVGSDSHTCTYGAFGAFSTGIGRSEMAAVWATGQIWFRVPESMKIEIEGSFPEGVYAKDLILKIIGDIGADGADYKSVEFTGSAVKEMSISERMTLCNMVIEMGGKNGVVEPDDKTLSYLQGIAKGDFEVIKADPDARYEKILKYNLSELEPVVAKPHTVDNVSPIKEVEGLKVDQAFLGTCTNGRVEDLRIAARILKGRRIAKGVRLIVIPASWRVYKEAMKEGILETLIEAGAVVGPPGCGPCMGNHLGILAPGEVCISTANRNFKGRMGNPESEIYLVSPATVAASALRGVITDPREVL
- a CDS encoding 3-isopropylmalate dehydratase small subunit — translated: MKVKGRVWKYGDDINTDVIFPGKYTYTVLDLEEMAKHALEDLDPSFAKEVKPGDLIVAGKNFGCGSSREQAATCLKAAGVGAVVAKSFARIYYRNAINQGLPIVQCPEVYDAVEKGDEMEIDFDKGEIRTSKGDVFSFSPLPEFVRGILEDGGLIPHIKKKLGKS
- a CDS encoding triphosphoribosyl-dephospho-CoA synthase, whose protein sequence is MLKLSAIWKWNETTLRDRLLEEMGAGMSLPPPFASLIEEAFYSAVVEFMVSPKPGLVDRFHNGSHSDMNAFSFASVFPQLYTALAFGIYKKVEEVLRSDPDLPLPLLFNRVRPTAVFMENLLLRAANGVNVLKGLFFSLGCALGAATYLELKGLSLVPTRISKAVSAMTKEALSVELENLKNKADTYGVRAFSTYGIRGIRGEVADGFPSVMREGLPRLKEALNKGVNFQRACLHALLGLMSVVDDTNIVGRGGIDSLDWVKSRSREILEKGGMLSEFGLDDLLKLDEEMRERNLSPGGSADLLAITLFLYRLEVRSGV
- the lpdA gene encoding dihydrolipoyl dehydrogenase — translated: MYDAIVIGAGPGGYVCAIKLAQLGKKVLVVEKGELGGTCTNLGCIPTKALLSGAEMYWEVRKKASRLGVKGDLYVDFKALRNHMAKSISLSRKGIEYLFRENGVDLKRGTAYVLGPYKIEIEETGEVFEGKNLVLANGSVPKLFPPFSDVKGVWTSDDVFSMEKVPASILIVGGGAIGVEFATFFSILGAEVTLVELLEHILPTEDSDVASEVRKSLQKMGAKIYESSKVSFLCEEEGAFYWQLDTPEGVIEGNSEKVLVSVGRSPRIGDDLKELNLEIEKGIKVDSRMRTNLPGIYAIGDLTGGIMLAHVAMMEGIVAAYDIAGIEREMIYDAVPSVIFSHPEVASVGLKEKDVEGKDYKIFKYPFSANGRARTMEERDGFVKVVADSKGKVVGFSVVGPLATELIMEGVLAVKFGIRAKDLSLTIHPHPTLSEAVLGAFEGVSDKSIHL
- a CDS encoding cupin domain-containing protein, whose product is MIVRKWKDVEASDVKEEGAKNVWIRILIGEKENAPHFIMRHFTIEPKGNTPYHKHDWEHEVFVLSGKGVVRGENATYSIEAGNFVYVPPNEMHSFENPFDEPMTILCIIPKK